Proteins encoded within one genomic window of Manis pentadactyla isolate mManPen7 chromosome 4, mManPen7.hap1, whole genome shotgun sequence:
- the ARRB2 gene encoding beta-arrestin-2, with protein sequence MGEKPGTRVFKKSSPNCKLTVYLGKRDFVDHLDKVDPVDGVVLVDPDYLKDRKVFVTLTCAFRYGREDLDVLGLSFRKDLFIATYQAFPPIPNPPRPSTRLQDRLLRKLGQHAHPFFFTIPQNLPCSVTLQPGPEDTGKACGVDFEIRAFCAKSLEEKSHKRNSVRLVIRKVQFAPEKPGPQPSAETTRHFLMSDRSLHLEASLDKELYYHGEPLNVNVHVTNNSTKTVKKIKVSVRQYADICLFSTAQYKCPVAQIEQDDQVSPSSTFCKVYTITPLLSDNREKRGLALDGKLKHEDTNLASSTIVKEGANKEVLGILVSYRVKVKLVVSRGGDVSVELPFVLMHPKPHDHITLPRPQTAAPEIDAPVDTNLIEFDTNYATDDDIVFEDFARLRLKGMKDEDYDDQFC encoded by the exons ATGGGGGAGAAACCCGGTACCAG GGTCTTCAAGAAGTCGAGCCCTAACTGCAAG CTCACTGTGTACTTGGGCAAGCGGGACTTTGTAGATCATCTGGACAAAGTGGATCCCGTGG ATGGCGTGGTGCTTGTGGACCCTGACTACTTGAAGGACCGCAAAG TGTTCGTGACCCTCACCTGCGCCTTCCGCTATGGCCGAGAGGACCTGGATGTGCTGGGCTTGTCCTTCCGCAAAGACCTGTTCATCGCCACCTACCAGGCCTTCCCCCCAATACCCAACCCACCCCGGCCCTCCACCCGCCTGCAGGACCGGCTGCTGAGGAAGCTGGGCCAGCATGCCCACCCCTTTTTTTTCACA ATACCCCAGAATCTGCCCTGCTCCGTCACACTGCAGCCAGGCCCAGAGGACACAGGGAAG GCCTGTGGGGTAGACTTTGAGATTCGAGCCTTCTGTGCCAAATCACTAGAAGAGAAAAGCCACAAAAG GAACTCTGTGCGTCTGGTGATCCGAAAGGTGCAGTTTGCCCCAGAGAAACCTGGCCCCCAGCCGTCAGCAGAAACCACACGCCACTTCCTCATGTCTGACAGGTCCTTGCACCTTGAGGCTTCGCTGGACAAGGAG CTGTACTACCATGGGGAGCCCCTCAACGTCAATGTCCACGTCACCAACAACTCCACCAAGACCGTCAAGAAGATCAAAGTCTCTG TGAGACAGTATGCTGACATCTGCCTCTTCAGCACCGCCCAGTACAAGTGTCCTGTGGCTCAGATAGAACAGGA TGACCAGGTTTCACCCAGCTCCACGTTCTGTAAGGTGTACACTATCACCCCGCTGCTTAGTGACAACCGGGAGAAGCGTGGTCTTGCCCTGGATGGGAAGCTGAAGCACGAGGACACCAACCTGGCTTCCAGCACCAT CGTGAAGGAGGGTGCCAACAAGGAGGTGCTGGGAATCCTAGTGTCCTACAGGGTCAAAGTGAAGCTGGTGGTGTCTCGTGGCGG ggaCGTCTCCGTGGAGCTACCTTTTGTTCTAATGCACCCCAAGCCCCATGACCACATCACCCTCCCCAGACCCCAGACAG CTGCTCCTGAAATAGATGCCCCTGTGGACACCAACCTCATTGAATTTGATACCAA CTATGCCACAGATGACGACATCGTGTTTGAGGACTTTGCCCGGCTTCGGCTGAAGGGGATGAAGGATGAGGACTATGACGACCAGTTCTGCTAG